Proteins from a genomic interval of Blastocatellia bacterium:
- a CDS encoding PilT/PilU family type 4a pilus ATPase encodes MSSSQTSSNAANEAFNQVLRAMISVSDKVSDLIFSPGRPPQVELLGQLRAVKLQGLEMLTPGHTKSICDLMTANNTVAREKLEKSGAADLSYSVPGFSRFRVNIFMQRGTHAIVMRVIPNRVPTFVDLGLPNQLKSICDLKNGIVLVTGPTGSGKSSTLAAIINMINERHFYHIVTIEDPIEFIHQHRSSTIHQRELYADCPDFKSALRSALRQAPKVILVGEMRDMETVEIALEAAETGHLVLSTLHTIDAARTIERIIGVFPKSEEHIVRIRLSQTFRYIISQRLIPRADLQGRMAAIEILKSTQRTRDYVEKGEQSGKTLVDAMRDGAIDGMQTFDQVLEDLVRSGTITVQDGINYSSNPGNFQLAISDYVDQLATQEAMAPPSTSTSGSFKELPDGFER; translated from the coding sequence ATGTCTTCCAGCCAAACATCATCCAACGCTGCAAATGAAGCATTTAATCAAGTTTTACGTGCAATGATTTCTGTCTCTGACAAAGTAAGTGACTTGATTTTTTCACCTGGTCGCCCACCTCAAGTTGAGTTACTAGGTCAACTCCGCGCCGTAAAATTACAAGGATTAGAAATGTTAACCCCTGGTCATACCAAATCTATTTGTGACCTAATGACGGCTAACAATACTGTAGCTAGAGAAAAATTAGAAAAGTCTGGTGCTGCGGACTTGTCTTATAGTGTGCCAGGATTTTCAAGGTTTCGGGTCAATATCTTTATGCAGCGCGGAACTCATGCTATTGTAATGCGGGTAATACCTAATCGAGTACCTACATTTGTAGATCTAGGTCTACCCAATCAACTTAAAAGTATATGTGACTTAAAAAATGGGATTGTTTTAGTCACCGGCCCAACAGGAAGTGGTAAATCTTCTACCCTAGCAGCAATAATTAATATGATAAATGAGAGACATTTCTATCATATTGTCACCATAGAAGATCCTATTGAGTTTATCCACCAGCATAGAAGCTCAACTATTCATCAACGCGAGCTTTATGCTGATTGTCCTGATTTTAAGAGTGCGTTGCGTTCTGCACTTCGTCAAGCTCCAAAAGTAATTTTAGTAGGTGAAATGCGAGATATGGAAACTGTAGAAATTGCTTTAGAAGCGGCTGAAACAGGTCACTTAGTTTTATCAACTCTTCACACAATTGATGCAGCTAGAACAATTGAACGTATCATAGGCGTTTTCCCAAAATCAGAAGAACATATTGTTCGTATTCGCCTATCACAAACTTTCCGCTATATAATTTCCCAACGCTTAATTCCTCGTGCTGATTTGCAAGGTCGTATGGCTGCAATTGAGATACTTAAATCCACACAACGCACCCGCGATTATGTAGAAAAAGGCGAACAAAGCGGTAAAACCCTTGTTGATGCAATGCGAGATGGTGCTATAGATGGTATGCAGACTTTTGATCAAGTTTTAGAAGATCTTGTACGTAGTGGAACTATAACTGTACAAGACGGCATCAACTATTCATCTAATCCAGGCAATTTTCAATTGGCTATTTCAGATTATGTTGACCAACTTGCTACACAAGAAGCTATGGCCCCACCTAGCACATCAACATCAGGTTCATTTAAGGAATTACCCGACGGTTTTGAGAGATAA
- a CDS encoding prepilin-type N-terminal cleavage/methylation domain-containing protein, whose translation MKNITFIETYLKRHQGFSLVEAIVVFVIGAILLTTLGSLYVKWLKLDLRQSRLIDVEKSLASTQTTLEQSLVTLPARGLATSNGQSFNTPILPAFGSIPNDKGQLTPITLGVVTPYKVNGFDAVTIVYADAKRPRFSLSQAASQLGNIGTARIALPSNVSTTFLPGAGSDKEDNSTIAEQNQRPPVKDLPTPSPSSSPTSSPNPRNTPTPDPSSNEPDTPPNVPLEQTLNGLAWIPNPDMFQPGEIMLLVSTPPYQPDDAVEPTRPISRFVKIVSATQTTQSAGTAARKFINVTYNVCANGECADVFPSVINPVISPRTEFDIGATLVPIKVTSFYLKQDQMSSRVVRNDGGVILPDGNGNFVVQGGSEINLGEIDSISVSYQLKNLTTVPTPNTPLVSWLNDIKSVNITLTRVLPAGQGAASEQITRKATINFPIVIQNLE comes from the coding sequence ATGAAAAACATTACATTTATTGAAACATATCTTAAACGCCATCAAGGATTTAGCTTAGTTGAAGCAATTGTAGTTTTTGTTATAGGTGCAATTCTACTAACTACTTTAGGTAGCCTTTATGTCAAATGGCTTAAGCTAGATCTCAGGCAATCCAGGTTAATTGATGTAGAAAAATCTCTTGCAAGCACTCAAACTACTTTAGAACAATCCCTAGTTACCCTTCCAGCAAGGGGACTTGCTACTTCAAATGGTCAATCTTTTAATACCCCAATTTTACCCGCATTTGGCTCGATACCTAATGATAAGGGACAGCTAACACCTATCACTTTAGGAGTTGTAACGCCTTATAAAGTCAATGGTTTTGATGCTGTTACTATTGTTTATGCTGATGCTAAACGTCCTCGTTTTTCTCTCTCTCAAGCTGCTAGCCAACTTGGTAATATTGGTACTGCTAGAATTGCTTTACCTTCTAATGTTTCAACAACTTTTTTACCCGGTGCTGGTTCTGATAAAGAAGATAATTCAACAATTGCAGAGCAAAACCAACGTCCACCAGTTAAAGATCTTCCAACTCCAAGCCCAAGTTCATCCCCAACCTCTAGCCCAAACCCTAGAAACACCCCAACACCTGATCCAAGCTCAAATGAACCAGATACACCGCCCAATGTCCCATTAGAGCAAACCTTAAACGGATTAGCTTGGATTCCCAACCCAGATATGTTTCAACCAGGCGAAATAATGCTATTGGTCAGCACACCACCTTATCAGCCAGATGATGCAGTAGAACCTACTAGACCTATTTCTAGATTTGTAAAAATAGTAAGTGCAACTCAAACTACACAAAGCGCAGGGACGGCAGCACGTAAATTTATTAATGTAACCTACAATGTTTGTGCAAATGGAGAATGTGCCGATGTTTTCCCTTCAGTAATTAATCCAGTAATTTCACCTAGAACAGAATTTGACATTGGCGCAACATTAGTTCCAATCAAAGTAACAAGTTTTTACTTAAAACAAGATCAAATGAGCAGCAGAGTTGTAAGAAATGATGGTGGGGTAATTTTACCTGATGGAAATGGCAATTTTGTTGTACAAGGCGGCTCAGAAATCAACTTAGGCGAAATAGATTCTATTAGTGTATCTTACCAATTAAAAAATCTAACTACTGTTCCAACACCAAACACACCACTAGTTAGTTGGCTTAATGATATTAAATCAGTCAATATTACTTTAACTAGGGTATTGCCAGCCGGTCAAGGTGCTGCATCAGAACAGATTACACGAAAAGCAACAATCAACTTCCCAATAGTTATACAAAACTTAGAATAA
- a CDS encoding pyridoxal phosphate-dependent aminotransferase, whose amino-acid sequence MNIVKESTYMQWAKLQSSGKFSLAPSGLENYSIKDLPVSIDDLEISGNSIYGYEPLLQTLATKYNVDSNSVVLAIGTSLANHLVMASLLEPGDEVLIEQPTYDPILAVAQYLGAKINRFPRRFEDGYQINPDDIKKAITPKTKLIILTNLHNPTGIFTSEAILSQISEIAYGKAYVLVDEVYLESMFEKTPRSAFHLGPHFIITNSLTKVYGLSGLRCGWILANSELAKKMWLLNDLFGVMAPHPAELLSVIALKNIDKIATKAKNLLTKNHLLINQFLDNQKNLVTVRPEFGTVVFPKLKNKNVEELCKLLKQKYDTVVVPGKFFESPDHLRIGLGINPTTLSNGLSNLALALAEL is encoded by the coding sequence ATGAACATAGTAAAAGAATCTACTTATATGCAATGGGCCAAACTCCAAAGTAGCGGCAAATTTAGCCTAGCACCAAGTGGACTGGAAAATTACTCTATTAAAGATTTACCTGTTTCAATAGACGATTTAGAAATTAGTGGAAATAGCATTTATGGTTATGAACCTTTACTGCAAACCTTAGCAACAAAGTATAACGTTGATTCAAACTCAGTCGTTTTAGCAATAGGGACTTCTCTAGCTAATCATTTGGTTATGGCAAGCCTGCTAGAGCCAGGTGATGAGGTTTTAATTGAACAGCCAACTTATGACCCAATTCTAGCTGTAGCACAATACCTTGGAGCTAAAATAAACCGCTTTCCTCGACGTTTTGAAGATGGCTATCAAATTAACCCAGATGATATTAAAAAAGCTATTACTCCTAAAACTAAATTAATTATTTTAACTAACTTACATAATCCTACTGGAATATTTACTAGTGAAGCTATTTTATCTCAAATAAGCGAAATTGCTTACGGAAAAGCATATGTTTTAGTAGATGAAGTTTATCTAGAAAGTATGTTTGAAAAAACTCCCCGATCGGCTTTTCATTTAGGCCCACATTTTATAATTACAAATAGTTTAACTAAAGTTTATGGTTTAAGTGGACTGCGATGCGGTTGGATATTGGCTAACTCTGAATTAGCTAAAAAAATGTGGCTACTTAATGACTTATTTGGAGTTATGGCACCCCATCCAGCAGAATTGTTAAGCGTAATTGCCCTTAAAAATATAGATAAAATTGCTACTAAAGCCAAAAATTTATTAACCAAAAACCATTTATTAATTAACCAATTTTTAGATAATCAAAAAAATCTTGTTACTGTAAGACCAGAATTTGGAACTGTAGTATTTCCTAAGTTAAAAAATAAAAATGTAGAAGAACTTTGTAAACTACTAAAGCAAAAATATGACACAGTTGTTGTGCCAGGGAAGTTTTTTGAATCACCAGATCATCTTCGTATTGGATTAGGTATAAATCCAACAACACTATCTAATGGATTAAGTAATTTAGCTTTAGCTTTAGCTGAATTATAA
- the tadA gene encoding Flp pilus assembly complex ATPase component TadA, with translation MDKIENIFIKTGLITEKELEAATKEKEKTPWVSISEVLISLNYATDKGIASVLSTQLGLPLVELPADMEVDQELLQLFGVKLANKYSIFPISRTGKILKLAMGNPLDFNAIQAVEFKLTCSISPVVASYADIRAAIERSYSIDEDIEDIINDARYSQGPEFVNDQDDNSNMALNKLKVESQTAPTVRIVNKILQKAARMGASDIHIEAQQQEVAVRYRIDGIMNDIMKLPKAMLNGIVSRIKIIAKLDIAERRIPQDGKLIMAYEGRQFDVRVSTLPTKFGEKVVMRLLNASNSTVSLDEIGLLPSAMRLMLHFSELKQGIVLVTGPTGSGKTTTLYALLKELLKKKLNIVTFEDPIEYQIPGVNQVQINEKKGLTFANGLRSALRQDPDVIMVGEIRDAETLEVALQASITGHLVLSTVHTNDAASTISRIKNLGGENFQISSGLAGIVAQRLVRTICNNCREVHSPKPNIMKQLQAKAGEDFSYTFYKGKGCDKCSNTGYRGRMGVYEVLDVNNSIQSLIVADASDIQIREQAIENGMFTMAMDCIEKLRYGVTTIDELERVFVLDSKIGDKCPGCEKTLTQQFGICPYCSYVLIHICPSCKKEMDPDWNLCPFCRIDLRKPFPPIANDHLLAAAPQQKLLPTEYNRLALPPMQEQKINQNNLSLSAANPPKQLLLSNYNEELMEEIIIGESYPLNKTDIFLPNSNLPTQQQTNVVAERPQYNVLIVEGDEILVIGLQTYLTRENFNVRVARDGFEALESMLAFTPQLVVVDIMTLRMDGYEFIRALRQESSTTFLPVIILSTKDSIEDKILGFTLGIDDYLDKPFSSEELSSRIRTVLRPIYG, from the coding sequence ATGGATAAGATAGAAAATATTTTTATTAAAACGGGGCTAATTACAGAAAAAGAACTTGAAGCGGCAACTAAAGAAAAGGAAAAAACTCCTTGGGTTTCTATTTCGGAAGTTCTAATTTCACTTAACTATGCTACTGATAAAGGTATTGCATCGGTTCTTTCTACCCAATTAGGATTGCCTTTAGTAGAACTTCCAGCAGATATGGAAGTGGATCAAGAGTTACTCCAGCTTTTTGGAGTAAAATTAGCTAATAAATATAGTATTTTTCCTATCTCCAGAACTGGGAAAATACTAAAATTAGCAATGGGCAATCCGCTAGATTTTAATGCTATCCAAGCTGTTGAGTTTAAGCTAACCTGTAGTATTTCACCTGTAGTAGCTTCTTATGCCGATATTCGAGCGGCAATAGAGCGAAGTTATTCAATAGATGAAGACATCGAAGACATAATCAATGATGCTCGTTATAGCCAAGGCCCGGAATTTGTTAACGATCAAGATGACAATTCTAATATGGCCTTAAATAAGCTAAAAGTAGAAAGTCAAACGGCTCCTACCGTAAGAATAGTTAATAAAATACTTCAAAAAGCTGCTCGTATGGGTGCAAGTGATATCCATATTGAAGCCCAACAACAGGAAGTCGCCGTTCGTTATAGAATTGATGGAATAATGAATGACATTATGAAACTCCCTAAAGCTATGCTTAATGGGATTGTTTCCCGAATTAAAATCATTGCAAAACTAGATATTGCTGAACGCCGTATTCCTCAAGACGGTAAGTTGATAATGGCTTATGAGGGCCGTCAATTTGATGTTCGGGTTTCAACCCTTCCAACAAAGTTTGGTGAAAAAGTAGTAATGCGTTTGCTAAATGCTTCAAATAGTACAGTTTCCTTAGATGAAATAGGACTACTTCCATCAGCAATGCGCTTAATGCTTCATTTTAGCGAACTAAAACAAGGGATTGTTTTAGTTACTGGGCCAACTGGATCAGGAAAAACAACTACGCTATATGCTTTACTAAAAGAACTATTAAAGAAAAAGCTTAATATTGTTACTTTTGAAGACCCAATAGAGTATCAAATTCCAGGTGTTAACCAAGTACAAATAAATGAGAAAAAAGGGCTTACATTTGCAAATGGCCTACGTTCAGCACTGCGCCAAGACCCAGATGTTATAATGGTTGGTGAAATTAGAGATGCTGAAACTTTAGAAGTTGCCTTGCAAGCATCTATCACAGGTCACTTAGTACTTTCTACTGTACATACTAATGATGCTGCTTCAACAATTTCACGGATAAAGAATTTAGGAGGAGAAAATTTTCAAATTTCTAGTGGTCTTGCAGGCATTGTTGCACAAAGATTAGTTCGTACAATTTGCAATAATTGTAGAGAAGTTCATAGTCCCAAGCCAAATATTATGAAACAGTTACAAGCAAAGGCAGGAGAAGATTTTTCCTACACTTTTTATAAGGGTAAGGGTTGTGATAAATGTTCAAATACTGGTTATCGTGGTCGAATGGGTGTTTATGAAGTGCTAGATGTTAATAATTCTATCCAAAGTTTAATTGTTGCTGATGCTTCTGATATACAAATTAGAGAACAAGCTATTGAAAATGGTATGTTTACTATGGCAATGGATTGTATAGAAAAACTTCGTTATGGTGTGACAACCATTGATGAACTAGAAAGGGTGTTTGTTTTAGACTCAAAAATTGGGGATAAATGTCCAGGTTGTGAAAAAACTTTAACACAACAATTTGGTATTTGTCCTTATTGTAGTTATGTTTTAATCCATATTTGTCCTAGCTGTAAAAAAGAAATGGATCCCGATTGGAATCTCTGTCCTTTTTGCCGCATTGACCTTAGAAAACCTTTTCCCCCTATAGCTAATGACCATTTATTAGCTGCTGCACCACAGCAAAAGCTATTACCCACTGAATATAATAGATTGGCCTTGCCTCCAATGCAGGAACAAAAAATAAATCAAAATAACCTTTCACTCTCAGCAGCAAATCCACCTAAACAACTGTTATTGAGTAATTACAATGAAGAATTGATGGAGGAAATAATCATAGGCGAATCCTACCCATTAAATAAAACAGATATATTTTTACCTAATAGTAACCTACCAACACAGCAACAAACAAATGTGGTAGCAGAAAGGCCACAATATAATGTTTTAATTGTTGAAGGGGATGAGATTTTAGTTATTGGTTTACAAACTTATCTTACCCGTGAAAATTTTAATGTTAGAGTTGCTAGAGATGGTTTTGAAGCCCTAGAATCAATGCTAGCTTTTACGCCTCAACTAGTTGTTGTTGATATTATGACCCTTCGTATGGATGGTTATGAGTTTATACGGGCTTTACGTCAAGAATCATCAACTACGTTTTTACCAGTAATTATTTTGTCTACCAAAGATAGTATTGAGGATAAAATATTAGGGTTTACTCTAGGAATAGATGATTACTTAGATAAACCGTTTTCCTCTGAGGAACTTAGCTCACGTATTAGAACCGTGTTAAGGCCTATTTATGGATAG
- a CDS encoding beta-lactamase family protein: MKFFLLLIINIIFIFLFVSCREGQFIDNKTNTETKINSKNLIELDDKELLKITTKIDKLLSKSVKENEPGLAILVVKDSRVIYRKGYGIANLENETPVKGDTIFYTASVSKQFTAMAIMILAEAGKLSYDDPLTKFFPNFPDYAKKITVKHLLYHTSGLSDYIETFKDKENLTDSVAITKKAIEILAKQKEPDFEAGTKHEYSNSGYLVLAGIVEQASGQDFPTFVKEKIFQPLEMKESSVITTSKDLPEKLARGYKLKNSNYKDVEFGKSSLDLCYGDGGILTSVQDMYKWDQALYTEKLVKANTLKLAFSAGTLGNGEKIDYSDGWGYGFGWAIGDIAGQELITHSGSWYGWATVIARVPSKNLSVVIFANTDEIDVSDISLKIAKMFLK, translated from the coding sequence ATGAAATTTTTTTTATTACTTATAATCAACATTATTTTTATATTTCTATTTGTTAGTTGTCGTGAAGGTCAATTTATTGATAATAAAACAAATACTGAAACCAAAATAAACTCTAAAAACTTAATAGAATTAGATGACAAAGAGTTATTAAAAATAACTACAAAAATAGACAAACTCTTGTCTAAGTCTGTAAAAGAAAATGAGCCAGGACTAGCTATTTTAGTAGTAAAAGATAGTCGGGTTATTTACCGTAAGGGCTATGGAATAGCTAACTTAGAAAATGAAACCCCCGTTAAAGGTGACACTATTTTTTATACTGCTTCGGTTTCTAAACAATTTACTGCTATGGCAATTATGATTTTGGCTGAAGCAGGAAAATTAAGTTATGACGACCCTTTAACTAAATTTTTTCCTAATTTTCCAGATTATGCTAAAAAAATTACAGTAAAACACTTGCTTTATCATACAAGTGGGCTATCGGACTATATAGAAACTTTTAAGGACAAAGAAAATCTTACAGATTCGGTGGCTATCACCAAAAAGGCAATAGAAATATTAGCTAAACAAAAAGAACCTGATTTTGAAGCAGGAACAAAGCATGAGTATAGTAACTCTGGATATTTGGTTTTAGCTGGAATTGTTGAACAGGCTTCAGGACAAGATTTTCCTACATTTGTAAAAGAAAAAATCTTTCAACCTTTAGAAATGAAAGAAAGTTCTGTAATAACAACTAGTAAGGATTTACCAGAGAAATTAGCTAGAGGATATAAATTAAAAAACTCAAATTACAAGGATGTTGAATTTGGGAAAAGTTCGCTAGATCTTTGTTATGGTGACGGCGGTATTTTAACTAGCGTTCAAGATATGTATAAATGGGATCAAGCTCTTTATACAGAGAAGTTAGTCAAAGCAAACACCTTAAAACTAGCTTTTAGTGCTGGAACGCTTGGTAATGGTGAAAAAATAGACTATTCCGATGGATGGGGTTATGGATTTGGTTGGGCAATAGGTGATATTGCTGGGCAAGAATTAATTACCCATAGCGGATCTTGGTATGGTTGGGCAACAGTTATTGCCCGTGTTCCTAGCAAAAATTTAAGTGTTGTTATTTTTGCAAATACAGATGAAATTGATGTTTCAGATATTTCATTGAAAATTGCAAAAATGTTTTTGAAATAG
- a CDS encoding type II secretion system protein, giving the protein MSQKLRYLRTHKQQGFSLTEYMIAVILIGIMFAGVGKIMLSTINNGRFSQKLTDVNLLSLKKATELYNDSVNQANLIPKNQTQIGSIDPNNPVNGYFDLLNESGCLLGAFVQNPNDSPKDDDGKGGKGGKTNPIGNLNKNNRQNYGGGNYARLFNLCCT; this is encoded by the coding sequence ATGTCTCAAAAACTAAGGTATTTGCGAACGCATAAACAACAAGGTTTTTCCTTAACGGAATATATGATAGCTGTGATCCTTATAGGTATTATGTTTGCTGGTGTTGGAAAAATCATGTTATCCACAATAAATAATGGCCGTTTCTCTCAAAAACTAACCGATGTTAATCTACTTTCCTTAAAAAAAGCTACTGAACTTTATAACGACAGCGTTAACCAAGCTAATCTTATCCCTAAAAATCAAACTCAAATTGGTTCTATCGATCCTAATAACCCTGTAAATGGCTACTTTGATCTACTTAATGAGTCAGGTTGTCTTCTAGGTGCTTTTGTTCAAAACCCTAATGACAGCCCAAAAGATGATGACGGTAAAGGTGGAAAAGGTGGCAAAACAAACCCTATTGGTAACCTTAACAAAAACAATAGGCAAAATTACGGGGGGGGGAACTACGCTAGATTGTTCAACCTCTGCTGTACTTAA